The following proteins are co-located in the Paenibacillus sp. JNUCC32 genome:
- a CDS encoding sugar kinase has protein sequence MNNGMRPIDVITFGESMGLLYPEGTRGIGQGGTMAQSFGGAESNLAIGLSRLGCSSGWFGQLGNDPIGTGILKTLRGEGVDVSSARQTDAAPTGLMLRQNVRGQSSVYYYRKGSAASQMTPDHVDSEYIAKARILHFTGITAALSSNCLETIRHVISVCKTHGVQISFDPNLRLKLWNIEEARPVLLELAESCDYFLPGYDECKLLFETEDEQVILDRLRQLPGMSVIKSFDGNNVIVRETGTYSLPFERVDNVVDTVGAGDGFCAGFLAGIAKGWTPEEALSLGGLTGSLVIQAPGDWEALPTWEEVQQRRGNAAHIER, from the coding sequence ATGAATAATGGTATGCGTCCTATCGATGTCATCACGTTCGGCGAATCGATGGGATTATTATATCCCGAAGGCACACGGGGCATTGGCCAGGGAGGAACCATGGCCCAGTCCTTCGGCGGCGCCGAAAGCAACCTCGCCATCGGGCTTTCCAGGCTTGGCTGCAGCAGCGGATGGTTCGGCCAGCTCGGCAACGATCCGATCGGAACCGGCATTTTGAAAACGCTTCGAGGTGAAGGGGTCGATGTTTCCAGCGCCAGACAAACGGATGCTGCACCGACCGGTCTTATGCTGAGACAGAACGTTCGCGGTCAATCCTCCGTCTATTACTACCGCAAAGGCTCTGCCGCCAGCCAAATGACGCCGGACCATGTAGACTCCGAATACATAGCCAAGGCCCGCATCCTTCATTTCACGGGCATCACAGCCGCCTTAAGCAGCAACTGCCTGGAGACGATACGGCATGTCATTTCCGTATGCAAAACGCATGGCGTCCAGATCAGCTTTGATCCGAACCTCAGGCTGAAGCTGTGGAACATTGAGGAGGCTCGCCCCGTATTGCTGGAGCTTGCCGAAAGCTGTGATTATTTCCTCCCTGGCTATGATGAATGCAAGCTGTTGTTCGAAACGGAGGACGAGCAGGTGATCCTGGACCGTCTGCGTCAGCTCCCCGGCATGTCCGTAATCAAGAGTTTCGACGGAAACAACGTTATTGTTCGGGAAACCGGGACCTACTCCCTTCCTTTTGAGCGTGTGGATAACGTAGTGGATACCGTTGGCGCGGGAGACGGCTTCTGCGCAGGCTTCCTGGCAGGCATTGCCAAAGGCTGGACACCGGAAGAGGCCTTGTCCCTAGGCGGATTAACCGGATCCCTGGTCATCCAAGCCCCAGGTGACTGGGAAGCGCTTCCGACCTGGGAGGAAGTTCAACAGCGGCGAGGAAATGCCGCCCATATCGAACGTTGA
- a CDS encoding DUF1657 domain-containing protein translates to MTVASDVKTCLSSLKSAQASLEQFALSTQDQNAKDLFTTAAQQTQQVVDQVAQRVQQLEQEEPQYKGF, encoded by the coding sequence ATGACCGTAGCTTCCGATGTGAAAACATGCCTCTCATCCTTAAAAAGCGCTCAGGCCAGCCTTGAGCAATTTGCGCTGTCTACGCAAGATCAAAATGCCAAGGATCTGTTCACTACCGCGGCACAACAAACGCAGCAAGTCGTAGACCAAGTAGCCCAGCGGGTTCAGCAGCTTGAACAGGAAGAGCCTCAGTATAAAGGTTTCTAA